A window of Centropristis striata isolate RG_2023a ecotype Rhode Island chromosome 13, C.striata_1.0, whole genome shotgun sequence genomic DNA:
agcctcgttgctcattccatgaatgcacgatccttacaagctgtacctcgttgtaaaggtgactaatcaggctttccaacaatatacaattcatcaccagttggtattattaaaagggcagtttttattcatcattgatttattcgtataacaaatgcctgccacggccactggGGGGCGCTTTGAGGTGGCCCAGTATctagatttgtttgaaacatattcaccaacacatctaccaaatttcatgcttttatcacaaagtgaacgattgatgtaaaatattgagctaatccgccccactaaaaGGAAATACCAATGCTcaactatgttcaccagctttCTGCTAACTTTAGGGCTTTTCACAGCTCACTTAGCCTAGAAAGTGTTCACACTGGAAACAATCTTGGCATATTAACCAACATAAGAATCAGTAGTTTAAGTCTTGTCAAACCATATCAAACACAAACGATTATGTTTTGTATGCAGTACATGTTCTCATTCAAgtaaatggaaacattttttaatttaaatttaaagagtgCCATTGTAAAATGCAAGTACATCATGAGCCTTAGGACAATAGCAGTGTGTTTCTAAGGTAAAAGCttaacattgtgtgtgtgtgtgtgtgtgtgtgtgtgtgtgtgtgtgtgtgtttacctaaAGAGCTCTACCTCGTCCTCTCCAAAAGGCCTGGACTCGTCTTCGGGCAACATGCTGAGGTAAGCAGCTTTCATGTAAACATACATGGCCTGGTGGAGAGACACATGAAGACATCTGAAGCTGTTAAACAAGATCAATGCACAGTTTGATTATAGAGAGATCATACAGCTGATCAAAGCCTTCTCACTCCCAACGTGTCACATACAGACACTTTGTGCAGTGCCACTATGTAGGGCCTACAAAATCAATCAGAGAGACAGGTAACAACCAGGAGAGAGACTTACAAGGAGTACAAAGAAGCATGAAACAACTATtgaaatacacaaaagacaACAACCCTGATTTCAAAACAGTTGGGAtgaaaaacgtaaaaaaaaacggAATTGCAAATCAACCTACATTCAGTTGAAAACAGTACATAGACAAGATAGATAAATATAATGCTcaaagtgtttttgtaaatacactcattctgaatttgatgcattctgcaaaatgtatgttttatacAATGTCCCAATGTTTTAAAATCGGGGTTatgcaaagagatgcaaaacaaatgcagaaagacactaaaagagacaaagagaatcACAAGTGTGAAAACAGCCAcaacaagacataaaattagcaaaaaatagacacaaaacaactacaaagacataccaaaaaagacacaaattgaccaaaaaagacacaaaatgaccaaaaaaagacacaaaatgaccaaaaaaagacacaaattgaccaaaaacaggaaacaaaatgaccaaaaaagacaaaaaaacccacaaaatgaccaaaacaaccacaaaatgaccaaaaaaagacattaagtgaccaaaaagactaaaacacattaacacatgaacacaaagCCACAGAGATATGTGCGCAGACTATAAAGAGTCACAAAAAGTGGCTAAACAGCTTTGACTTCTGTGTGTCTTACTCCTTTGTAGGAGAGGTGCTGTGGTCTTTTGCATGtttgtgcccaggggcccattgtctctgTGAAGAAGTAACACAGAACTTTACATAAAGAGGCCGTAGTTTCTGTCCACGTGAATCTAAAAGTCAACGTTTACTTATTTGAACTTATACGTTACATAACGTACCTATCTTATGCACATAACTtaagccagctattctcaaccttggggtcgggacccctattggggtcgcgagatgatttctgggggtcgccaaatcattttggaagtcagctctgtctccactgtgttaaagtgttcatgtgttaatgtgttttagtctttttggtcacttactgtctttctttttttttatcattttgtgtcttttttggtcattttgtgtctttttgataattttctggtcaatttgtgtcttttttggtagttttgtttccttttttttggtcattttgtgtcttttttggtcattttgtgtcttttttggtcattttgtttccttttggggtcattttgtgtctttttttggtcattttgtgtctttttgtcattttgtgtcttttgtgtctgtgACTTAAACTACATGGCACACACACTTATTTCAAACCAAACCATCATCTTAAACCTAACCCAGGGTTTCTGTTGCTTTAACCTGTCTACGAAACTAAATATTTGACTACAGTATTATTACTTCTTTTTCAGACATTGTTGGAGTTTTACAGAAGTCTACTGGACCACCCTAACCCTCCACAATGAAAAATAACCATAACGGGGTACTCGGCAGAGCCCTGCACGGGTCTGATTTTCAAAACCTGTCCCTGTGACGTGCAGTACCATACCTGCCACGCCCCCTGCACATATGGCCAATTAGTTGAccacagtgttgccaactctttTCTAATGAAAGTAGCTGCCACTAGCTTCAAAAGTCGCTAGATGATCTCGTTGGTTGGGTCCCATGATGCTTTGCAGTTGTCCATTCTTTGTGAGGTTTATGCTTGTTTCCTGTGGTGATCTACAATCTGCAATGTCATTTagcacagtagttctcaacctttttgagtcgtgacccccaatttaacatgcatgttgtccgcgacccccgctgactgaacacaatctcacacgcacagttcagatcaccctaaaaagacacaaaatgactagaaaagacacaaaatgaccaaaaaagacacaaattgtcaagaaaagacacaaaatgacccaaaaaagtaaacaaaatgacaaaaaaaagacaaaatgaccaaaaagacacaaattgaccaaaaaaagacacaaaatgaccagaaaagacacaaaatgaccaaaaaaagacacaaattgaccaaaaacaggaaacaaaatgaccaaaaaaaagacattaagtgacccaaaagactaaaacacattaacacatgaacacttgaaCAATTTCAgaatacactgagacattaaactgcatcattttcaattaaattctggaaaagttggtgtgttctaaaacttttgaccagtagtgtaggtcAGGTTGAATGTTTGTACCCTGACTGTAAATAGGGATCGTGTTAGTGACACCTCTTGCTGTGCTGAGCAATTTTTGTTGGCACTGAATTTCTTTGCTTATTAACTGGTGGGAAAGAGCAAAATATCTCTGaactttattttcatatattcattatttgacctgcattttctttttttttaacttggaaATAAAATTAGGACAAAatatcacctgtcaatcacttttTTTGCGTGTCTCCGGCTGTGTCTCTGCAGGACTATGGTACTGTGCTCTAAAAAGTGACACCAAGGGGTCCTGACCAAGCGTCCGTATGTGGCAAGTTGGGAGTGATTTGATCTGACTTGTATTGTGTCCCGTACCTTTGACCAGCGGCTCTCCTGGCTCAGTAGGTCTGCGTAGAAGTACGCCATCTTCCATGCACGCTTGTAGGTGAAGCACCACATCAGCTCCCAGTAGCACATGTGGTGGAACTGCTTCCACGCCTGCTGGGCCTTGCAGCCATCTTCAAACAGAGCCACTGCCTGGAAGCACATTGAAGTAGAGCACATTGATaaggatatatattttttttttttcatttatcctttatttattttctcgaggaatcattgagggcaacccctcatttgcaatgatgttgagagtacagagaaaacacgaaacagtacagacaaaacacatgcagaaacattaaaaacagttacagatTTTACCTAATACCAATGGAATATCTAACACACAGATTTAAGTGTAAGATGGATGACTTTTTAAAGATCTGGGTCTTTAAATATGCTGGTAAGCGACTCACAACTAGATGGCAATGAGGGAAACGGGCTAACTTATGTTTTTGGGTTATAAGGAAGgacattaatttacttattattatttttaattatcaaaaaaatagctttctctcaaaatggaaattgagatttttggaaaaattgtttttcttattttttatttttgacgactcttcacttctttttttccagatgtgtatttgctacagagcattgtcattgtattgtctgtattatGTAATAAGtaattggatatttgttttctgtggccacagtgtgttgtttgttgtttttgtctatgttggaaaatgcaataaaaaaatattaattaaaaaaaaacaaaaaaaaaaaaaacagttacagtgaaaggaagTTATTGATTATCATAGTTTGATATAGTAAGGATATGTAGCAGTGAAGCTGCCTTGGAGGAATGTTGTGTATTAACACTGTTACTCTGCAGTTCAGGGAACAAAATGTACTATTGAGAACTTTAACTGTTATGGACAAGTTAAATGAAACACACCTCATCAATGTTCCCCTTGATCTCCTCAGTCCTGCCTGCAAAGAAGAGGAATATTGCTCCCTGCACAGAAGAACAATAGCAGTATTACACGTCAATCTTCTGTGTTAAATGTTCATCTATCAGCAAGCAGACCTGTTTTTAATAGCAATCACTCTTGTCAGTGTTTAACCAAGACATTTCCATTCTGGTTGGGTACACATTGTGTCACAGCCTTGAGTTTGCTCTCTGGGATGGGCAGGCATGTAGGTAAAAGGTGGAGTGGAAACAGGGATTGTGAATTCCCAAGAATCAGGTGGTCAGGTGGAGTAAGTGAGTGGTAGGAGGACTCAGGAAGGTGGAGTGAGTATCAGATAAAAGTGAAAGAAATGTTGTGAGTGAAAGGAGGGATTTGTAAGAAACAGCTGATGTACAGTGAGACGCAATGACGGTGGAAAAATAGAATGACTCAATGAATAATGAGAAGAAGTAGTTTAAGAGGCAGTCCGAGTAGAGAATGagaactacttgtgacatgtcatatttgactttaactgaacatttgctctcattttgcgataaaaatatatatatacactactggtcaaaagttttagaacacaccaacttgatggtgaaaatgaaaatgatgcagtttaatgtctcagtgtactctgaaatgactgcacatttgcaacatttaaaattctttattgagcatgatagtgttttgaaagtaaaaaaaagattcaaaatcacattttatgttggactaaaggactaaaaaaagacacaaaatgacaaaaaaaagacacaaaatgacaaagacgaaaaccaaaagacacaaaacgaccaaaaaaagacacaaaaagacacaaaatgacttacaaagacatgaaaagaattcaaaaatggacaaaatagcccaagactccatagagttaagttgttaacccatttcttgttccctgaaaaaggcctacttgtataattctgaaatgtacattatttttcagttttggttcagcttacctttttttatttacctctggcagttcaccacttacctttgtaccctttcaagctgttcatttgacttgaactgcttgaatttcaataaaaaactggaaaaattggggtgttctaaaacttttgaccggtagtgtaaatcaaaatcaaatcaaatttagtttttctggAACATGATGCCACTCACCCGTGGGTAGCGGAGACGGAAAGGTTTCAGCAGACTTTCAGCTTCAGTCACCTCCCCCTCGCCTGTACCTGAGAGAATAGAACAGAAATGTGTTACATAATTTGATATATTTGACAGGAATCTTCAGTGACAGGTTATCACAgatatgggggaaaaaaatcagaatcTCTGCATGCATATAATGCGTGAACGATGTACAGCACTACCTAGTATGAATGTGAGAAAGGTGTAgtagcagagcagcagcagcgcgcACAGCATGGAGCGCAGGTTCATTCCTGTCGCACCATCATGCAGCAGAGACAGCCCATATTCctaaaacatgcacacaaaaaaatctatgAGTGTGTCAATGAATGAGAGAATGCATACTGTTTGAAACGGCCATGTCCCACCTTGTCTCCAGAGAAGCCTGCAAACTCCAAAACTTTGAGTATGCGGGGAGGAAATAGAGAGAGTGTCTGTGAATAAAGAAGATCTGATCAACTATATGGTACAAAAAACAAGATTGATGACAACATATAGTccgttaatgtgtttaaaacggtagctctcaacctttttgagtcgtgaccccaaatttaacatgcatgttgtccgcgacccccgctcactgaacagaatctcacacgcacagttcagatcacccaaaaaagaaacaaaatgacccaaaaaaaggacacaaaatgaccaaaaaagacacaaaatgaccaaaaaaagacacaaagtgaccaataaaggcacaaaatgaccacaaaatgactacaaaaagacacaaaatgacccaaaaaagacacaaaatgaccaaaaaagacacaaaatgacaaataaaagacacaaaatgacccaaaaaagacacaaattgaccaaaaaagacacaaaattacaaaaaaaaaaacacacaaaatgaccaaaaaaggcacaaattgacttccaaaatgatttggcgacccccagaaatcatctcgcgaccccaattggggtcgggaccccaaggttgagaatagctggtttaaaaGATACTTTTGAGACATACCAGATTAAATGCCCCTATTCCAAATGATATTCCTCCCTCTAAGTGAATGTGGCTGGGTCCTTTGAGACAGCTGTTGGATTTTATGAAGGAGTGCAGTTCTCTGGAAAGAAAAACAGGTCAGTGTCAATTGTTTGGCATTACAATTCAGCATTATAACCTAATACTTTTAGCATAATGACATGTAACaaggaagaaacaaacaaatatttagCTCGGGGGTCgacaacctttactaacagaagagccattgtcagctaaaataagagaaaaacagttggaattgagccacaaaccttattctGAGCCTTAAAATGGACATAAAACAGTCTAAAGtctaaattaacattaataataggtcataatgagcatttatttatatgattttgtcagaatgcagatGAGAGGCTGGGaaccaaagaaatatctcaggagatttggaactGGAAGAAAACTCAAACTAGAATTGAAGTTGGCTTAATttagacaacatgcatgttaaattgggggtctcgactcaaaaaggttgagaactactgacctaaacaacagaatggGTACTTTGTTTAGTTTAAGAAAAGATCATGCATGCGTTAAAATAAGTACACGATGTAGTGCATAATGTGGTAACATACTAAGGTTAAAATAACtcaatgttcattttttttcttcacacagTACACAAAAAAGCTGCATCTTGGGAGAAAGTTGTGTGTCCATTTCCCACAACATCCTCTCAacatggactttgtcactctttatacaacatcacctgacttcctcctttgttcCCGTCATAATTACTAGACCAATAAGAGGTTGCTGCACAACAACAAGCGTAAATATTACTGACAACCTACCCACAAATATGACTGCGTTTTTGGGTGAGGAGGGTCTGTTTCTGCAGCTGTATAAGTTTGGGCTTCCATATTTTACTCAGTAACATTACACACCACTGATATTTATTAAATGTTCACCCTATTTTCCTCTTATTACTTACTTGTAGATTAGGTAGCTGTTTCGTACTTTGATCCCCCCTTTGATAAAACTCACCATGTTCTcatcctgcaaaaaaaataaaaaatgaatgaaagggAATTAATGCATTTGAATTGAAGTCCTTGGATAAGATCTTATTACACAAGAGGAATTTTCAGGCCTCTGGACATTTTCTAAATGACACACAGTCTTTAAAACCTGGATCATGTGGAAACTTTGGTATTCTATTACATGTGATACAGAGATATAACAGGATAAACAGGTAATTTCTCTGCTTTAAAAAGCAGATAAGCCTTCTGTACCTGTAGAAAGGTGAGAGCAGCTCTTTGGAGTTGGCACTCTGCATAACACACTTCAGCGTGAAGCTGCTCTGCAAAAACACacccataaacacacacacataaagtaataaataacatacaataaaagcaataaagcaTCAAAACCAGACCCAAATGTTACCACTGTATATGGTTTATCTATTGATTgagaattgattgattgagaatttatttgaacacaaaataaaagatgaacatttaaaaacaaacgaacaacaataaatacaagacaacacaaatgaaacaacaacaagactcaacacttatttgtgttcaaaaggagtgggaagaagccaaagcttattaaatcccttctccctatgtttatttactatattcagttatataacaataatatgtatatatatgtatgtataacacatagtaatgtagtttataaagtcattattaccattattaacacacataacttgttattaacttacaaacacataagtacacatacacccatgtagtcataatgagacaacaatgaacaaacaaacaacaataacacacaaaaaagaaaaaatagtaacacatttaaaaaataaaacgtcaacaataaccacctactgtcattttacacacccgttttcatccctatatcgtgtgaagacatgctttttatatttgattttgaagtgtttcatgtttgaagattgttttatttcttcacacatcccattccTAACAAGAGCTTCCAGCCTTTATCTCCAATTCTTTTTGTCTTCTAACTCTTTCAAATTAGAAACTTGCACACATTCATTTTCTACAGTAAGCCACTAAATCTAGAATCTACTGAATTTGGAATCACGTTTAAGGGTAGAACTTGTTTTACTGCTGCTTCACCAGTCGCTCATAAGAACTGCAGGCAACGCTGAAATATTTGAGCCACCATAGCTGCTTGGCTCTAGAAATTGCCGTGCTGGTCTTTTGGTCCACCACTTTGGCTGAGACTGAAATAACTGCACAATCAATATTGCCGCCCACCAAATGAATGATTACTAATATGTtgcgatttattttgttttcttattttatttatttttcgctgctatatctgtagccggatgattcttccttttaaatgttctttaatgaaatgataaattataagtgtatacagctgatattgaCACTATATACATCTGaattttacagtataacattcgtcgggtaaatatgaatgtagaacttttttttaacagtattgcatgtatgtattaattgtgtttgttattgtttttcttgtatgtactgtttttgtttacgttgtttgtatgtcatgttctatgtcttttagggaccccaggaagactagcagtcgccaaggcttcagctaatggggatccattcaataaacaataaacaattggATGGATAGCCAATACCCTGCAGGATTAAAAGTGTATTTCTTTGGTGATGCTCTAACATTTCATTTAGCGTTACAGTTGGTTTAGAAATCTTTATCCGTCCAACACTTTGGCTAATGACCAAATTGCAAAATTTGCAAAATCAGCAAAACTGAttacattcccatcagcctcagctgctgtcttttttatttttaactttattgcctttatgcacatttacagacaattaacatcacaaaggaaaacaaatcaaaacatcttgagattgggtctcatctgtcacacaaatggcactgtaaagggaattacacatattttatctggttctgtattccaaaaaaataaaataaaataaaaaataaataaataaaaagggataatttagataataatagcatataagagtcttaagcaatatagtctgtaactggggcccaccttctcataaaaacagctacttttagctgtaattggGCTGTCATATATTCCATCATGTAGACACGTTTTACTTTCTGTAACCACTGAGTGATCttttgagttaaatgttcaataagtaacttttattaaaaacaactttttgtcAGATATGCCATGTTGATAGACGCAATAAAGTGACTTATTGATCTTAATGCTGAAAGGCTTTTGGCGACAAAGCGTTGCATGAATTTTTCACACAGatgaaaatgttcaactcgCCCAAAGCAAATATTGCATATTTGCATTGCACTGCGCAAATGGCACACATTATGTGATTATTTGTCTTTGCATTAACTTTGTATGTAATTGCACCAAAAAATGTGCTTCAGATCCAGCAACTTTGAAGTGCTAATTGGGCAAATGTAATCATGCTAACATATTAATGGTCAAACCATTATACCTGGCTAATATATGtatgttagcattgtcattgttTCATGTTTAGCTTAACCCTCCTGCTATGTTCTTTTTtccaggaacagcaataacccggGGCatttttaattatccaaaaaagtcagaaactaaaaattcccaataaacattgtttatatttcattaataactccattactacccaatcaaatcaatatttagtgcaatggtgtttttttacacctcacagatcatggttcaatgaggataattcacttttttttcatataaaataaatgtcaaaagtttttttttcatctacattgaaaagacctacatatacaatacaatggttttacttgacattgattttttttttaatttacattttttctttttataaaaaaaaatacttttaactattttcttttagatttttaaactctgaaatgggtcaatttgacctgcaacataacaggagggttaaagcaCTGCTGTACAGTACCATTTCATAGAACTGTTTTCTTTATGATGAAGTCTGGACCTTTTATCCCAAATTTACTGGCTTTATGACAGGATGGATATTCTGTAAATTGTAGGCTACATGTTATCTTCATTAAAATAAGGAAGATTCAACAGAATGTCCTGTTTCTGGATGGAATTAACTAGAAGACACATCCAAGCCTTTTACCTTCAGTGAGTGATTCCCCTACTGACTTGCTGGACAAACCAGGGGACTTCCGTCGAAACCTGAAACACCGAACAATACTTCAGTATCAACTAAATAAATTAGGTTATTATTCCTGCTAaccacatacactaccggtcaaaagttttagaacaccccaatttttccagttttttattgaaaatcaagcagttcaagtcaaatgaacagcttgaaagggtacaaaggtaagtggtgaactgccagaggtaaataaaaaaaggtaaaatataacggacatttcagaattatacaagtaggccttttttcagggaacaagaaatgggttaacaacttacttctatggagtcttgggctattttgtccattttttaattcttttcatgtctttgtagtcattttgtgtcttttttttggtcattttgtgtctttttttggtcattttgtgtctttttttagtcattttgtgtcttttggtgtcttttttgtcattttgtatctttttttagtcctttagtccaacataaaatgtgatattgaatcttttttttaactttcaaaacactatcatgctcaataaagaattttaaatgttgcaaatgtgcattaatttcagagtacactgagacataaaactgcatcattttcaattaaattctggaaaagttggtgtgttctaaaacgtttgaccggtagtgtatttgcAGACAGCAATCATCCACTTATTATAAGTATCCAATTTTGCCATCTTAGCAACTGCTATAATGGCTTCTCTCATGCAAACACAGTCAAATTGGGAGCATGATCAGAAACAGGCCATGTAAATGCACTATTAAAAATTTGCCTCTTATGGCTCAGAGACTGGACGTGAAGGGTCAGCAGCACTTTAGAGAATTAAGTGTTTCCAGTCCAGTCTAGTCTATGAAATTTGTAGAAAGATAATCTACATCCTGACCTCTGGCAGACCTCCTGGGCACTCTTCATGGTATTTCCTGCATTGCTGATGTCATCAGGCTGGAAAGTCATCATGGCCTGCATTTCCAGCACTGTGGCGTAGATAAGAGCATGGtacatgctctcattcactctaCAAAGGAAACATGGAGTCTCAGGATCAACATCATACACATCAACCTGTAAGCAAACAGAGGCTATTTAAAGAGGATAGCTACTGTATGACTGACCATATGAAAAGATAAGAGTAAATAACTGCTTCTCTTTGTCCCACTCCTATCTCCACTACAGCCTCACTAGGTGTTGTGCAGAGTGTTTATTTTGTAGGGCTGCCATTCTGTTGGCTGTTGAATCAGTCAGGCTTTGGGCGTCAGCTTCAGCAAACACCTCATATCCTGGAGACCTGAAGGCTACCAGAGCCACCTTTCGTGTCTTGGCTGACAGGAAGCACACGACTTCACAGTTTCAAACCACAGAAGCTTCTTAACAGCACCAGGGATAAAAAATACTGCTGACATCACACTTAAACCCATTAAAAACCACCATGAATGTGCTGAAATAAGGTAGTAGAGTACAGCCTAGATCAGGGGTCTGCAACTttgactaacaaaagagccattgttggccaaagaaagagaaaaaatttcagaatggagccgcaaaacttattttgagcctaacattaaagataaaacagccaaactaagtctaaatgagcctatcaaaatgactaacaggccataatgaacatttattaatatgaagaATGCAGCGAAGGCCAAAGTGCAAATAAGAGGCTGGacaccgaagaaatatctcagaaaatttgaaaaCGAAAGCTCATCTAGCTagaaaaactaactaactagacTCGAAGTTAACAAAATTAAGAGGTAAAGGCACCGGGCCGTAGACTTTCGTAagtttcgtaagctatgatgcagaTTTTAGTTGGCTTTATAATGCCATGCCAcatattagcttttttttttttttacaattgaagaacaCAAATTCCAATGAGCcgacaccaatgataaataaaaaataaaaatgtaaagaaatcagtatttattttgtcacaggcacagggagccactgcagacagcctgaagagccacatggggctccagagcctcaggttgcccacccctggccTAGAAAGTAACAGCCAGTTCAAACCTCGGTGGAACCAAACATGACTCATGGATGAATCTGTTACCTTGGC
This region includes:
- the zgc:158403 gene encoding tetratricopeptide repeat protein 39A isoform X2; the protein is MSNGKDANAPKNSTQMTLKESLDECMEALDLFLNNHFSESLEKLRPRVNESMYHALIYATVLEMQAMMTFQPDDISNAGNTMKSAQEVCQRFRRKSPGLSSKSVGESLTEEQLHAEVCYAECQLQRAALTFLQDENMVSFIKGGIKVRNSYLIYKELHSFIKSNSCLKGPSHIHLEGGISFGIGAFNLTLSLFPPRILKVLEFAGFSGDKEYGLSLLHDGATGMNLRSMLCALLLLCYYTFLTFILGTGEGEVTEAESLLKPFRLRYPRGAIFLFFAGRTEEIKGNIDEAVALFEDGCKAQQAWKQFHHMCYWELMWCFTYKRAWKMAYFYADLLSQESRWSKAMYVYMKAAYLSMLPEDESRPFGEDEVELFRQVPTFKQKIAGKSPPTEKFAIRKARRYKARCPIRLPVPVLEMMYMWNGFSMISKRPELTEGMMQTLVEAERTLLEAPDNEYSVDDRCLIQLLRGLCLKNQGHLQAAEECFNKVFSSEKKIRFDHYLVPNTLVELSLLYIDQGRRDEAIKLLHKAKHNYKEYSMESRTQFRIHAALAKLKADPGEEEDTHM
- the zgc:158403 gene encoding tetratricopeptide repeat protein 39A isoform X3; its protein translation is MVSFIKGGIKVRNSYLIYKELHSFIKSNSCLKGPSHIHLEGGISFGIGAFNLTLSLFPPRILKVLEFAGFSGDKEYGLSLLHDGATGMNLRSMLCALLLLCYYTFLTFILGSTGEGEVTEAESLLKPFRLRYPRGAIFLFFAGRTEEIKGNIDEAVALFEDGCKAQQAWKQFHHMCYWELMWCFTYKRAWKMAYFYADLLSQESRWSKAMYVYMKAAYLSMLPEDESRPFGEDEVELFRQVPTFKQKIAGKSPPTEKFAIRKARRYKARCPIRLPVPVLEMMYMWNGFSMISKRPELTEGMMQTLVEAERTLLEAPDNEYSVDDRCLIQLLRGLCLKNQGHLQAAEECFNKVFSSEKKIRFDHYLVPNTLVELSLLYIDQGRRDEAIKLLHKAKHNYKEYSMESRTQFRIHAALAKLKADPGEEEDTHM
- the zgc:158403 gene encoding tetratricopeptide repeat protein 39A isoform X1 yields the protein MSNGKDANAPKNSTQMTLKESLDECMEALDLFLNNHFSESLEKLRPRVNESMYHALIYATVLEMQAMMTFQPDDISNAGNTMKSAQEVCQRFRRKSPGLSSKSVGESLTEEQLHAEVCYAECQLQRAALTFLQDENMVSFIKGGIKVRNSYLIYKELHSFIKSNSCLKGPSHIHLEGGISFGIGAFNLTLSLFPPRILKVLEFAGFSGDKEYGLSLLHDGATGMNLRSMLCALLLLCYYTFLTFILGSTGEGEVTEAESLLKPFRLRYPRGAIFLFFAGRTEEIKGNIDEAVALFEDGCKAQQAWKQFHHMCYWELMWCFTYKRAWKMAYFYADLLSQESRWSKAMYVYMKAAYLSMLPEDESRPFGEDEVELFRQVPTFKQKIAGKSPPTEKFAIRKARRYKARCPIRLPVPVLEMMYMWNGFSMISKRPELTEGMMQTLVEAERTLLEAPDNEYSVDDRCLIQLLRGLCLKNQGHLQAAEECFNKVFSSEKKIRFDHYLVPNTLVELSLLYIDQGRRDEAIKLLHKAKHNYKEYSMESRTQFRIHAALAKLKADPGEEEDTHM